The following is a genomic window from Fusarium oxysporum Fo47 chromosome IV, complete sequence.
TATGTGCTAGGTTCGCGCTTCTCTCGGCCAACAGCATCGTAGATACCTTGAGCTttctcaatcttcttctcagcagccCAGCCGTGAATCAAAGTGTTGGCGATGTAAGGAGTTAGTTCAACACCCTTGCTTCGCATGTGAGCAAGCACAGGTTCAGAAGCAGCAACCTGGTGGTTGGCAACCATAGCCTCGAACAGAGCTTGATACAGGCTAGCACTGATGGGAACAAGAGACTCCTTAACAACAGAATCAAACATCTTCATGGCACCTTCCATGTCGTGGAGAACACATCCCCTGGCGTGGATGAGAGAAGCATAGTGAACAGGCTCAACGCGTTGACCAGAGGCACGGATCATACCGAGAACCTCCTCGGCAGCATCCATGTCAACAGGATCAAGAGTAGCGTGAGTATCGACCAGAAGCTTATAGGTATGGGCGGTAGGGGCAATGCCCTTAGCCTTCATGCGCTCATAGTAAGCCAAGACTTTTGTCTTATCTCGCTTTGTGGTCAGGAAGAATTGCATCATACTGTTGTAAGGAGCAGGACGAGCCTTGTAGTTGGGCATCGCCTCCATCTCATCGAACAGTGTTTCAGCGAACTTCTCATCACTGACTCGGCAGAGTGCATTGACAATGGTACCATAGGTAACCGATGTAGGTTTGATTCCAAGAGCTCTCATCTCAGCAAAGTAGAAAAGGCAGTCGTCGATGCGGCGAGCCTTTCCGAGCTTACCGATAAGAGCGTTATACAAGAAAGAGCTGGGTTCGACACCCTCAGCCTTTGCCCGGTGGAAGATACGGACAGCCTCGGAAGCCTCATCAAAAGTCTTGGTCGAATCCTTAAGCGTGGTGATGTAGAGACCGAAAGTGTTGGCAGAAGGGCTAGCACCGATTTCCAACAACTCCTGGTGGAATTGCTCAGCTCGTCCACGGTTACCTACGGTCAGACAAGCGCCGACCATGGCGTCAAGAATGCTAGACCATCCATAGCGAACAACAGCATACTGGGGCATGATGGGCATATCAGTGCGAGCCATGCTAAGAATGTCATGGCAAAGATCGAACTTGCCATCacgagcagcagcagagatAAGTTTGGCGTAGGTAATGTAACGAGGATGTCGGCCAGCACGTCGGATGTTGCGGAATCGGTTCAGTGCCTCACTAAGACGAGGTCCCTTGCGGCCATGGTTACCCTCAAGATCGTCTGCGATAAGAGAGGATCCCTTGAAGTCGGTGTTGTGGGCGTAAGGGTCGTAGGTATCCTCGAAGGTGGAAACTACAGGAGTCGACAGGTAAGAAGAAGCGGTCATAGGCTGGAAGCTAGCAACTTGAGAAGCGATCTCGCGGGGATCGGGGATGCCACGAGTCTCCATAAATCGAGTGACGAATTCGACTCCTTCGTCAACCTCTTCGACAAGATGAGGTTCAGTCTGAGAAACAGAGGCGCGAATACGCTCAAACATCATCTCTGACTGTGCCAATCCCTCGGCAACTTGGCCAGAGCCAATCATGGCCACGGCATACATAGCTGTAGGCTCGATGAAAGTAAGATCCACATGCACAGCGGGATTGCATAGGACTTGCCAGTACTTGGAGGCACCAACAACATCGGTCTGGCGGACATTCATGGCGAGGAGAGCAGTCGCAGGAGTAATCAAGTCATCCGCGTAAGGAGGCATGGCACTGTAGGCTGCGACAGCGGTGTCCGTATCACCCTTGTCGGCAGCAATAGTTGCAATCTCACTCATGGCCTTGGCACGAGCTTCATCTGCGACGGACCGAGCCCATTCTAAAGCCTCCTGGTAGATACCACGGGTGATTAAACCCTTGACGAAACCAGTGGTGATCAGAGcatccttgatatcagcaGCGCGGATACCGTATTGGTCGACGATTTTCTGAAAGAACTTCATGGCGCCTTCAATCTTATCAGTGACCACGTAGGCATTGATGACCGCGGCATATACTTCAGCATCGAGTCGGTCGTTGAGGGTAGTCTCTCCATCGTCGTGGGCAATGGCCAGGTTGCGGTATTCGTTGTAGCATTCGACAGCACTGACCAGATCTCCGGAGGAGGCGAAAGCAGTGATCATGGTGGGAAACAGAGCAGCGTAAGGGACGATTTGGCTTCCTTCCATGTGCTCGTAAAGACGCAGCATGTCATCGACGCGTCCAGCTTTGGCACAGGCCGTAATAAGCTGATGGTAAGTCTCGGCGGTGAAGTTGGCGGCATCAGTGTTAACTGAAGTGTCGAACAGCTGGATTGCAAGATCGAGGCGGTCGTCCTCGCAAAGAATGGCATGCTCGAGTTCATGAGACGCAAGCATAAATTGGCCCACCTGATCCATGCCACCAAACCGAACTCGCTTGGCCTCCAAGGCAGCCTTCAGCTCAGCAACCTCGAGACATCGGGATGCCAGGAGGCCAACAAGAATGTTAAAAGTCTCGGCATCTGGCGAAACCTTCCTTCTAAGCATGTCGGCATAAACGTCGAGAGCCTTGGATACaatctcgatcttcttcatAGGGATATGGATAGCCGACAGGAGGAGAGCATTGTAGGCACCCGCGATTGGCTGCACGCCAGTCGCCAGCATTGCCTCAAAGACTGCGGGAATTTCAACATATCGGCCATTCTCAGCGAGCTTGTGAAGATGGTCGGCATAAGACAGGGACTGGGGGTCCACAGGAGGAGTGAAGCTGCGAGCGGCACTTGCTGGAGTTTGCGACCTGGAAATCACTGGAGATCGTGACTTGAAGCCAAGACTAGACACGGGTCGTCCTTCAGAAACAGCATTCTCAGCTGCTTCCTGTAGGCTCCGTACCTCGATCTCCCTCTCGAGCGCAGCATCGATATGCGCAAGAGCTGCCTGATCCTCAATCGACAGGTTCGATTTGACCTCAGCATCCTCAATCAAAGCCTCCTCAAGAACATCTTTGGAAAGTCCCTGGTCCTTGGTGAGGATGGAAGCAGGAGTAGGCTTCCATTCAATGCTTTTTTGAAAGTCGAATTGGGTCCATTCGGAATCGATTTCACCTGTGGCCTGCTGGTGCTGTAGGGCCTCGAAGTACGCGTCTAGACCTCCATGGTTCTGGGCGGGGCGATGCTCAACGGACGGGAGGCCCGAAGATGCTGTGCGCTCAGTGTGGAAGGCAGAATGAAGCTGGAGGTTGGAGAAGCGACCAAGTCGGTTGGTCTTTCGTCGTACAAAGCTAGGTCGGTTCTGAGAGTTGAGGACGTGAGGGTGAGCGGCAGCAACAACGGATTGAGCGTAACCGTGTGTTGTGATAGACTTTGCGAATGTTGATCCTTGACGGACGAAATTCGAGTAAAGGCTGGAGTATGTGGGCATTTAGAAACCACCCAGGGGGGAAGAGAGGAGACTATAGAGCCTCTAGGTCAGTAACAAGAACAATCAGGGAAGTGATCACGATGCGTCTCAAGTATATCCAACTGCCGCTGACATTGTGCCTGAGCAATGCCAAACCTGGAGTGTAGTGGAACGATTATGAGATATGTGTCGGGCCATGCGATCTGGGGAGGCGTGGAGGAACAGTGGTGTGTGGTGGACCAACGAAACGCGACAATGGAGTTCGAGGTGGCACTTACATTagaaaaaaagaggaaatatCAATTGCAGGTTCATTTGACAGCAAGGACGCCGTCAAACAAACGCGCAGACCAGATTGATAGAGTAATTATGAAGGGGGAGGAAAGATGTGAAGAAATGAAAAGAGATCAGATCGAAAAAATAGACGAGAAAAAATTAAGTCGTCTGGGGTTGGTTGTCTTGTCCTCGGGTGTTAggatggatgggatggaagACGAGGGTGAATATTCGACATGGACCCGGGCCTTAGGGTCGGGGGAGTGGCTgcctttttttctctttgcCTGAGGTGCAGTGGAGTGGATACCTTGGCGACACTTTTACTGTCAAAGTTGCCCAGTTACGTAGAAAAATGTATGCGTCAAGAGGCAGCTTACAAGAGTCAGTGTGGGGAAAACCTCGCTGGAGCCCTCATAATGGAGCTTGTTACGGTCAATTATCCACTGAAGGGGCTTCCTCCACGGTCTGTTATCGCTACAAAGTACTTCGACACCTCTGTAACTGCAAGTACCTATCGATGATGGCTGCGCGGCCATAGCGGCCTTGTCGGGGCGCGGAGTTCGGGTCGTTGTTGGATGCGGCCTACACAGACTCCGCAGTGGCTCTTCTGTGGGTGTCGACAGGGGTTAAAGCGTGCTCTTCCAGCTTGTGGGTGCCTGGACTCCATCGGAGACAGAAGCAGGTTCTGGAATGACTCAAGGCTTGGGCCTTGGGGCCTGTAAACAAAGTTATCTCCATCCCgtctctttttctcttactCACTGAAGCTCCCTAGAACCTCCGGAGGCAAAGCTTCCAGGTGACGAGTTGAGCTTCAGGTGAACAAGTGAGGAACAGACAGAAAGAATGCAACCATTTGTTTGCGGGGGGATCTAATGCATGTGGCAACGATTCATACTGCTTAGTCTATTACACGCGCATTCACACCGATCATTGATCCTAGAAACCATAGATGCTTGAATTCCCACCGCTCGCATAATGTATCCATCTATGAGCAGAACATTCAGCGCAGCGAGCAGCAAGACCACTTGGCCCTGGCGTTTGGAGAACCCGTTGGAAGAGCTTTATATTGGCTCGGCTCGACCAATCAGCTTTCATCGAATTTTGGAAACTCCCTCTCGTCCGGTCATGAAGGttttttcttccttgctTTTTATAATGGTCTTTTTTTATTTGtcgatctcatcaattgCTTTTTCTGTGGAGGATCATCAGAAAACACAAATCATATCATCCATGACTGAACCACATACATATTTTCGTATGCAGCATTCTCTTAGTTTCTGCtgttttattaaaaaagtgCATCCGCATTGACGGACCCTTCTTCGCACGCGACCCTTGGTCTGACCGTAAGTGACGATTTTAGCGAGGAGCGGAACCGTTTTCTAGACCATAATTCAGAACATGCTTCCATCATCGACCTCGTCAACAGCCAGGGCCAAGGGTCTCGAGAGTCATTGACTAATCAGCCACCAACTCTTCGATCTCTAATGGTGGCCAGGGCGAGAACAAACCGGTGCTTTTTGTCCAGCCCTCCCTGTCTTCGACGTTGGTCTAATGAGCTTCTATTGGTCGAAGTCTCTCTTCTCCCGTTAGCGTTGAGACTTCGTGGGAGAACCCGGAACTCCACGTCCAGCCTGTCGGGTCGCTGCCAGATGTCCCGCCAGAGGACACTTGTCTAAGTTCTAGCCTTCCAAggggaagcaagaaaacttagaACCTCTTTTCTAAATGataaaaatacttaggtAAACTTTGGTATATTTTGTTTGGACTTTAGACCCGTTTATTTTGACGCCCTAGTTCAACgtcagaggttttcttgctccctgagggGCCTTCTAACAAGGGTATTTCAGTTTTGTTCAGCTTAATAACTTCTATCTTTGTGTTGACGGACAGGGCATTGTGAAGGTGGATCTCAGCAAAGAACCattcatgatgatggaatTACTGATATCAAACGTAAAAATTTGGCCATATCCTCGGTTATAGATATTGTTGAAAATTTAGTTCATGAATTAGTGCCATTACACCACGAAGAAACATCACGAAATTGAGAGTTTGGTGGAGTCTACACAAGGTGTGGCGAAAGCTTGTAAGCTCAACCAGGCTGTGTGAAAATACCAGCTGTCAGCTGCTACAGTGTTGCAACAGAGTGAAACGCACAGCACCCTTCAAGAAAGGCACCAAAAGTACTGTATTGTACCTACTTACGCCCCAAAGTCTCACCGGATTCTCTGCCGGGGCAAGTAGCGCAACTCCGTCAGGGTTCCGTTTGCCCTAGCCACAGCCTCTCTGTCAGAACAACAAGCATTTTGTTCATGATGACCAGTCATTGTAGTGTGGCAACGTCAGCGAGCATCCAGTCAGTCCCAGCCTCATGAGAAATGTGAAAGACAGATCAAGCTCTGGTTTTGCTTCACTTGGAAATATCGTCACAAGAGACTACCTGTCATAGAAGCATATAGTCATAAGGGCTACCATAAAAGGACATAGATTCTTcaaataattataaatattcATCAATAATCACACTGACCTATGATACAGAGTTCCGTCCCAGACATGTTCCCCAACCATCTAAAGTCAGGACTATGGAGGAGTGGCAGACCTGTCCTGCCACAGGGCTGCAATTTTTGGTCCGTCACAGGATCACTATCAACGAAAAATACCCGTTTACAACGGATGCCACGGATCACTATGGATTATGGCTGAAAATCCCCTGGCTTTTCGCTTGTCATCCTCCAGGTCTCGCCTAAGGTGTCGGGTTAATAGCCGAGTCCGATCGGGTGTAAGCACATGCCCGGCATTTTCGCTTTAAGTCCATGAATATCCGTCCTCGAGTTAGCGATTTGGAGATTTGGAGACTGTTGTGCTATCTGATGGTTCGCCTGGCTATCAATAGGCTATCGCTTATCAATCTGTGACCGTCTCCGGGGCGGGATGCAAAATGCTGATCACCTCCGGCACGACGGAGCAAAGTTACGAGCGGCTTATGGAAAGGGGATGTTTTACTCCGAACTATCCTCAATGACATACATAGGCAAGTCAGGTCTGTGGCATTCGTAGTTGACGTGTAACTACAACCCTCAATGCCCCACGGTTTGCGCATACCTGACGTAGCACTGATTTACTAAAGGGTTTGTGCTTCCGTATATTAAGATTGCGATGCGTATCACATGAAGGAGTAGGACCGTTGCAGTATTGGCATTCGCAAGGCCTCCCTTTGCTTACGCGGACAGAATTCGCGATTCTGCGGGATCGAGAATATGCCTCGTCGTGCCTCATTAAACTTTCTGCGTGATCTCGTAtcgatctcttcctcttgagGAATCTCGGGGAATTTGAGATGACTCAAGGGGCTGTCGGTCATTTGACAGCGAAGGCCCGGGACTTTTCGATGTGCATCGCCCAGAGTGCCCTGAAACGTTTAGATTCCCGATATTGGTGGTCACGAGACAGTTTTCAGTTTCCGTCATGACAGCCTTGCTTCGGATTTACGAAGGAGCTTCTTTATGTTTTTTTGGCTCGCCCTGTCAACCTGTAACTATGAAGCCAGGGCAGAGCTTCTGAGATCTGAGAGTCTAGACCGCATCCACAATGCTTATCGATAGAAAccagataagataagatacTCCACTCTTTATTTTTTCTTGCGCATTGTATCGAGAATATCTTATGGCCCATGTGAAACCTCTatagcaacaccaacatcgcAATCATGGCTGACGATGGAATGCTTCTGAATTTTGACCTGGGTTCAGGTCCAATTAAGCCCCAGGTCAAGTTTAAGGGCGGTCGATGGCGTGACAGGAAGCAGGCAGAGAAGTCGGCAAGGTTAGCTTCTGGGAAGACAACGCAACCCAAGCCTTCCGGAGATGGATTCGATGAGGGCAGGTCGTCAAAACGCCAAAGAAcagatgatggaggaggagatcaTTCATTCGATTACAAATCATTCAACAGACATGGTTCGCGACCAAGGTTCACTGACAACGATGGCCACGAAGGTTCAGGCCAACCTCGCAACCAGCACTCAGATCGCAAATCTAGACAAGTCATCTCACGACTCTTTTCATTCAACCCCGCACAGACGAcagagggagaggagaagcaagaagaatGGACAGCTCCCGAAGCGACCAATGCGCCTCTATCAGATGTTGCGAACTTTGGTACATTGACGATATCTGCCCgacttgttgatgagcttggcaagATGAACCTGGAGCGACCCACGGCTATTCAGAACAAGGTGATTCCGCACATGTTAACGAGTAGCTCCGATGCCTTTGTGCAAGCCGAAACTGGTTCTGGAAAGACTTTGGCATACCTGTTACCTATTTTACATCGTGTTCTACTTCTCAGCGAAAAGGGGAAGGCTCAGATTCATCGAGATTCTGGTGCTTTTGCCATTATCGTTGCGCCTACTCGCGAACTTGCAAAACAGGTTCACACAGTTCTGGAGAAGCTCATCCGACCGTTCCCATGGCTCGTCTCAACAGCAATTACCGGAGGAGAATCTAAGAAGGCGGAAAAGGCTCGCATACGAAAGGGTGTCAACTTTTTGGTCGCTACTCCTGGACGACTTGCTGATCATATCGACAATACAAAGGCGCTTAGCCTCAGCACGGTTCGATGGTTGATTCTCGATGAAGGTGATCGACTTATGGATTTGGGTTTCGAGGATGACTTGAAGAAGGTTATCACGGCTATCAAGGCAGTTGACGTATCCGACAAACTACCCGATGGAACACCGCTCACGGCCCTACCCGAACGAAGAGTTACAGTGCTGTGCTCAGCGACAATGAAGATGAACGTACAAAAGCTGGGAGAGATGAGTTTGGCGGATGCGACATTCCTGGCAgcaaagaaggaggaggtggagCTGGATGTGGAAAAGACGGAAATGAAGGCGCCCGCACAGCTTCACCAGTACTACTCTGTTGTCCCGGCCAAGCTACGACTCGTCACTCTCATCTCGTACCTCAAGGCAACATTCTCTCGGCGTGGGAAGACCATGAAGGCCATTATCTTCATATCATGTGCCGACTCTGTCGACTTCCACTACGAACTGTTGCGAGACCCCAACAATAATGAGGCACCTGTTGCAGGCTCCAAGGATGCAGAGTCGGTTTCGAAGACAGTGGCAAAAGCAGCATACATCACTTCACCAGCAAGTCCCGAGGTTGTTCTGCACAGGATGCACGGATCTTTGTCGCAGCCCATTCGTACAGCTACATTGCGATCGTTCTCAGCTTGCAagtctccatctcttctgaTCACCACCGATGTTTCCTCGCGTGGTCTTGATATTCCGTCGGTCGATCTGGTCATCGAGTACGACCCTGCGTTCAGTTTCGCCGATCATATCCATCGTGTTGGTCGCACTGCTCGTGCTGGTCGACCCGGTGATGCTTTATTATTCCTGCTCCCCGGAACCGAAGAAGGATACATCGAACTCCTAAAAGcgtcaacaccaccaacaccgcAATCCTACGACTCTATTCTCCAGAAGGGAATGATGACGAAACTCGAATTCCCGGTCGAGACGTCTGCGAAACCGGAGGATGGACAGTCTTTCCACGACAAGGCGGAGGCCCTTCAGCTGCACATCGAGCAACGTCTCCTGATAGACACCAAGCGACTAGAGCTTGCTCGAAACGGCTTCAAGTCCCACATTAGGGCATATGCTACGCATACcaaggaggagagaaagcACTTCGACATTTCAGAATTACACTTGGGACACACGGCAAAGAGCTACGGCCTGAGAGAGGCACCTGGCGGCATCGGCGCAGGTG
Proteins encoded in this region:
- a CDS encoding P-loop containing nucleoside triphosphate hydrolase protein, which produces MADDGMLLNFDLGSGPIKPQVKFKGGRWRDRKQAEKSARLASGKTTQPKPSGDGFDEGRSSKRQRTDDGGGDHSFDYKSFNRHGSRPRFTDNDGHEGSGQPRNQHSDRKSRQVISRLFSFNPAQTTEGEEKQEEWTAPEATNAPLSDVANFGTLTISARLVDELGKMNLERPTAIQNKVIPHMLTSSSDAFVQAETGSGKTLAYLLPILHRVLLLSEKGKAQIHRDSGAFAIIVAPTRELAKQVHTVLEKLIRPFPWLVSTAITGGESKKAEKARIRKGVNFLVATPGRLADHIDNTKALSLSTVRWLILDEGDRLMDLGFEDDLKKVITAIKAVDVSDKLPDGTPLTALPERRVTVLCSATMKMNVQKLGEMSLADATFLAAKKEEVELDVEKTEMKAPAQLHQYYSVVPAKLRLVTLISYLKATFSRRGKTMKAIIFISCADSVDFHYELLRDPNNNEAPVAGSKDAESVSKTVAKAAYITSPASPEVVLHRMHGSLSQPIRTATLRSFSACKSPSLLITTDVSSRGLDIPSVDLVIEYDPAFSFADHIHRVGRTARAGRPGDALLFLLPGTEEGYIELLKASTPPTPQSYDSILQKGMMTKLEFPVETSAKPEDGQSFHDKAEALQLHIEQRLLIDTKRLELARNGFKSHIRAYATHTKEERKHFDISELHLGHTAKSYGLREAPGGIGAGVERKTKKRTNKGVEKNTEQAAGDERQNQNIIRKKSMMLMNSAADEFNIG